The following coding sequences lie in one Listeria ivanovii subsp. londoniensis genomic window:
- the sufD gene encoding Fe-S cluster assembly protein SufD, producing MAENMTIKDDFIHAFSSNANEPDWFLDIRRSAFKAYGELDLPYVDKTKITRWNFTKFQTFIPFKEGVTNETLPEKVANLVDLDNKDANFYVQMDERPARLQLNQELIDQGVIFTDIITAVKNHPELVKKYFMTDAVQVNEHKLTAFHAAFVNGGIFLYVPKNVELKSPIQAVFVQDKAESPLVNHVLLVADDNSSVTYVENYVTVNNVPKGIVSIVEEVIAEKNARITFGGVDNLASGATAYVNRRGHIGTDSQIEWALGLMNDGDTINENVTNLMGDGSSADVKTVTVGRGKQTQNVTTRVTHYGKASTGTILSHGVMKESATTIFNGIGHIKHGASKSDAQQESRVLMLSPEARGDANPILLIDENDVVAGHAASVGRVDPLQLFYLMSRGISQKEAERLVIHGFLDPVVRKLPIESVKTMLREVIEGKVR from the coding sequence ATGGCAGAAAATATGACGATTAAAGATGATTTTATCCACGCTTTTTCAAGTAATGCGAATGAACCGGATTGGTTTTTAGATATTCGTCGCAGTGCTTTTAAAGCTTACGGGGAACTGGACTTACCTTATGTGGATAAAACAAAAATTACACGCTGGAATTTCACAAAGTTTCAAACTTTTATTCCTTTTAAAGAAGGCGTTACAAATGAAACTTTACCTGAAAAAGTAGCGAATTTAGTTGATTTAGATAATAAAGATGCAAACTTTTACGTTCAAATGGATGAACGCCCTGCTAGATTACAACTTAATCAAGAATTAATCGACCAAGGGGTTATTTTTACAGATATTATTACGGCTGTTAAAAACCATCCTGAACTTGTGAAAAAATACTTCATGACTGACGCGGTACAAGTCAATGAGCACAAACTGACTGCGTTTCATGCGGCATTTGTTAACGGTGGTATTTTCCTTTATGTACCTAAAAATGTCGAGCTGAAATCACCAATTCAAGCTGTTTTTGTTCAAGACAAAGCAGAATCGCCTTTAGTTAACCATGTGTTGCTTGTTGCGGATGATAACAGCTCTGTCACATATGTAGAAAACTATGTAACTGTAAATAACGTGCCTAAAGGAATTGTTAGCATTGTTGAAGAAGTTATTGCAGAGAAAAATGCGCGAATTACTTTTGGTGGCGTAGATAATCTTGCTAGTGGGGCAACTGCTTACGTGAACCGTCGTGGTCATATCGGAACTGATAGCCAAATTGAATGGGCGCTTGGTTTAATGAATGATGGCGACACAATTAATGAAAACGTAACGAATTTAATGGGAGATGGTTCTTCCGCTGATGTGAAAACAGTGACGGTTGGACGTGGTAAGCAAACACAAAACGTTACAACACGAGTAACTCATTACGGAAAAGCTTCTACTGGCACGATTTTATCTCATGGTGTTATGAAAGAAAGTGCGACCACTATTTTTAATGGAATTGGTCACATTAAGCATGGTGCTTCTAAATCAGACGCACAACAAGAATCACGTGTACTAATGCTTAGCCCGGAAGCACGTGGCGATGCGAACCCAATTTTATTAATTGATGAAAATGATGTTGTTGCAGGTCACGCAGCCTCTGTTGGTCGTGTGGATCCTTTACAATTATTCTATTTGATGAGTCGCGGTATTTCACAAAAAGAAGCAGAACGATTAGTCATTCATGGTTTCTTAGACCCAGTAGTTCGTAAGTTACCAATCGAAAGTGTTAAAACAATGCTTCGGGAAGTAATCGAAGGGAAAGTGCGCTAA